One Amaranthus tricolor cultivar Red isolate AtriRed21 chromosome 10, ASM2621246v1, whole genome shotgun sequence genomic window carries:
- the LOC130826301 gene encoding protein STRUBBELIG-RECEPTOR FAMILY 2: protein MDSLLLRYFLLFLIISCSISSFQATTDSLDVLALQDMYISLNKPGQLKGWTTQGGDPCEQSWTGVECSGSSVIHIKLRGLGLEGHPGGQLFNLHNLKIFDISLNNIQGQIPDNLPPNVIQLNLSSNKFLLGIPQSLSYLRNLRHLNLSHNLLAGPIGSVFKGLEELKEMDLSYNKFSGDLPSSFASLTNLTKLYLQNNELTGSVVYLSDLGLTDLNIQDNHFSGIIPQHFQTIPNLWMGGNRFSIEGANVTWNFPFDKDPKEQSINSPPISESSAMEKNPSGGMHLKKKKGKSKGIIALGVGGAAFFIALLGFGIALHLKRHPQYLPDRLNNSRSMHSFPDQSPGRYEDILHINPTPRSQAIPAGPMLTKRKLLPNARRYTVAELKLATSNFKEDNFLGEGSLGSVYKAELPDGQELVVKNINMVPLSFHEEEQFLDVVRSTSRLQHPNIVRLVGYCVEQGQHLLVYEHVRDLTLDIALHSKLFLPLTWDLRIQIAFGVAQALDYMHTLSPPIAHCNLKAANIMLDDELKPRVCDGGLSILKPLTSNNVKVKAAEIAISDCGYLSQEHGQTGLETLKTDVYAFGVLLLELLTGRKPYDSTRPTEEQYLVKWAICRLHDKGSLEDMVDPSIGRSFSPKALSRCADIISLCVQPEKEFRPQMSEIVEVLTRVLPKPGTDGVEADAYEKSFRSTNTRFMNSPELSYLPV, encoded by the exons ATGGATTCTTTGCTTCTtcgatattttcttttgttcctGATTATCTCCTGTTCAATTTCTTCTTTCCAAGCTACTACGGATTCACTTGACG TTTTGGCGCTTCAAGACATGTACATTTCCCTAAATAAGCCAGGACAATTAAAGGGATGGACAACACAAGGCGGAGATCCCTGCGAGCAATCATGGACCGGAGTTGAATGCTCTGGATCATCTGTTATACATAT CAAACTTCGCGGACTAGGGCTTGAAGGTCATCCCGGAGGCCAGCTATTCAATCTCCATAACTTGAAGATTTT TGATATCAGCTTGAATAACATCCAAGGACAAATTCCCGATAACCTGCCACCCAATGTGATTCAATT GAACTTGTCATCTAACAAATTTTTACTGGGTATTCCACAATCCCTTTCTTACTTGAGAAACTTGAGACATCT GAATTTGAGTCACAACTTGTTAGCAGGGCCAATTGGAAGTGTATTCAAAGGTCTTGAAGAATTGAAGGAGAT GGATCTATCATACAACAAGTTCAGTGGCGATCTACCAAGCTCTTTTGCGTCTCTGACAAACCTTACCAAGTT GTATCTGCAAAATAATGAGCTAACTGGTTCAGTTGTGTACCTGTCTGACCTTGGCCTCACTGACTT AAACATCCAAGACAACCATTTCAGTGGCATTATCCCTCAGCATTTTCAGACCATCCCAAATTTATG GATGGGAGGCAATAGATTCAGTATTGAGGGTGCTAACGTGACATGGAATTTTCCGTTTGACAAGGACCCCAAAGAGCAGAGTATTAATAGTCCCCCAATATCTGAGTCGAGTGCCATGGAGAAGAATCCTTCAGGGGGTATGCATCTGAagaagaaaaagggaaaatctaAAGGAATCATAGCTTTAGGAGTTGGTGGAGCTGCCTTCTTCATAGCTCTTCTGGGGTTTGGTATTGCTCTCCATCTTAAGCGGCACCCACAATATCTGCCTGATAGATTGAACAATAGTAGATCAATGCACTCCTTTCCAG ATCAATCTCCGGGTAGATATGAAGATATCCTACATATCAACCCTACACCTAGGAGCCAGGCTATACCTGCAGGCCCTATGTTAACAAAACGCAAATTGCTGCCAAATGCAAGACGTTACACAGTTGCTGAACTCAAATTAGCAACAAGCAACTTCAAGGAAGATAACTTTCTGGGAGAGGGATCACTTGGCTCAGTTTACAAAGCGGAGTTACCTGATGGTCAG GAGCTTGTAGTGAAAAATATAAACATGGTTCCACTCTCTTTCCACGAAGAGGAACAATTTCTGGATGTTGTACGCAGCACATCCCGCTTGCAGCACCCTAATATTGTGCGTCTTGTTGGATATTGTGTGGAGCAAGGACAACACCTCCTAGTGTATGAACATGTACGAGATCTGACACTTGATATAGCTCTGCATAGTAAACTGTTTCTGCCTCTCACCTGGGACCTCCGTATCCAGATTGCTTTCGGTGTAGCACAAGCCTTGGA CTACATGCACACTCTGTCACCTCCAATTGCACACTGCAACCTCAAAGCAGCCAACATTATGCTAGATGATGAGCTTAAGCCTCGAGTATGTGATGGCGGACTTTCTATATTGAAGCCTCTCACCAGCAATAATGTGAAAGTTAAG GCCGCTGAGATTGCCATTAGCGACTGTGGGTACCTTTCACAAGAACACGGGCAAACAGGACTGGAGACCCTAAAGACCGATGTATATGCCTTTGGTGTCTTGCTTTTAGAACTTCTAACGGGAAGAAAACCATATGACAG TACAAGACCAACAGAAGAGCAATACTTGGTGAAATGGGCAATATGCAGGCTTCATGATAAAGGTTCATTGGAGGATATGGTAGATCCAAGCATAGGAAGATCATTCTCCCCAAAGGCTCTCTCTCGATGTGCCGACATCATATCATTATGTGTGCAG CCTGAGAAAGAATTTCGACCTCAAATGTCTGAAATCGTTGAAGTACTTACCAGAGTCTTGCCAAAGCCAGGGACAGATGGTGTTGAAGCAGATGCCTACGAAAAATCCTTCCGCTCAACTAATACTCGTTTTATGAACTCACCTGAGCTCAGCTACCTACCTGTCTAA
- the LOC130826302 gene encoding squamosa promoter-binding-like protein 17, whose translation MEKSSKYQTVVEGSLNNSSLSSDSLNGLKFGQKIYFEDVGGSSSGKSSSSTSSKKGGKGVVQSGQPPRCQVEGCKVDLSDAKPYYSRHKVCAMHSKSPNVIVNGLEQRFCQQCSRFHQLPEFDQGKRSCRRRLAGHNERRRKPPPGSLLSSRLGRLSSTLYGDNASRSGGFVLDFSAYSRHPERDLWLGSETSEQVSGNQSRSIIWPGNSEEPPSKVFLQGSASGSSFSFPSGECVTGVSSDSSCALSLLSNQTWSSGNRSSGTGLGNSMNIDGAAVTQYTTPHCVTVAHLPNNSSSWGFKGDNDPNCGLHALPSGHLGLGQFSPQPFSGQFHGDLLMEQVPQYMGMDHSRVYDSASSNHVNWSL comes from the exons ATGGAAAAAAGTTCCAAATATCAGACTGTTGTTGAAGGGTCACTAAATAACTCTTCTTTATCATCTGATTCTTTGAATGGTCTGAAATTTGGGCAGAAAATATACTTTGAAGATGTGGGTGGAAGTTCTTCAGGaaaatcttcttcttcaacatcatctAAGAAGGGAGGTAAAGGGGTTGTACAAAGTGGGCAACCACCAAGGTGTCAAGTTGAAGGGTGTAAGGTAGATCTTAGTGATGCTAAACCTTATTATTCAAGGCATAAGGTTTGTGCCATGCACTCTAAATCCCCTAATGTCATTGTTAATGGTCTTGAACAGAGGTTTTGCCAGCAGTGTAGCAG ATTTCATCAACTTCCTGAGTTTGACCAAGGGAAACGAAGCTGTCGCAGACGCCTTGCTGGTCATAATGAGCGTCGCAGAAAGCCACCACCTGGATCTTTGTTATCATCACGCTTGGGACGGCTCTCTTCAACCCTATATGGTG ATAATGCCAGCAGAAGTGGTGGATTTGTATTGGACTTCTCTGCGTATTCAAGGCATCCTGAACGGGATCTGTGGCTGGGTTCTGAGACCTCTGAGCAGGTATCTGGAAATCAGTCCAGGTCCATTATCTGGCCAG GCAACTCTGAGGAACCTCCCTCAAAGGTGTTTCTGCAAGGTTCAGCTAGTGGTTCTAGCTTTTCTTTTCCGTCTGGAGAATGCGTCACAGGGGTCTCTTCTGACTCAAGCTGTGCTCTCTCTCTTCTGTCAAATCAAACTTGGAGCTCCGGAAATCGTTCATCAGGCACTGGACTAGGTAACTCGATGAACATTGATGGAGCTGCCGTCACCCAGTATACTACACCTCATTGTGTTACAGTTGCGCACTTGCCAAACAACAGTTCATCGTGGGGTTTTAAGGGCGATAATGATCCCAATTGTGGCTTACATGCTTTGCCGTCGGGTCATCTTGGGCTCGGACAGTTCTCCCCGCAACCTTTTAGCGGACAATTTCATGGTGATCTTCTGATGGAACAAGTCCCACAATACATGGGTATGGACCATTCTAGAGTCTACGACTCGGCCTCATCAAACCATGTCAATTGGTCACTTTGA